One stretch of Thermodesulfobacteriota bacterium DNA includes these proteins:
- a CDS encoding caspase family protein, translated as MKRAALFIGVNRYEDPEINNLDCAESDATELYAFFKHRAGYDDVRNLLSPDSDLLLDTAHDMAAGLAPNDLFLLFFAGHGVEYEGRHLLLCPRARYSRLKYHQHAVPLDLIKQETTRNGLHRVLILDACRTDLLRGERSTGAGLRDVKCLREMVSAEPAGAGSLAIICSCDEGQQSREIAQCRQGVFSLALLQTLQERLETGDAVTLTDQVEEILSQKMAALARNYGFTIDQRPWIQKSGVLPSLVVPSARPLKIPSEPIAETPPVALVLPVGDEKIPKAQSEEDLPRAETPPLTGTPPLEPPPPPTEENQVVIQTDTTTDEPRNIEENAAQAETDQCPYCQSPVAASYAFCTTCGRNLSERKCTACGCAVDKSWKFCPNCEKSLLPERKCLACGCAVDRSWKFCPNCEKTLS; from the coding sequence ATGAAGCGCGCGGCGTTGTTTATCGGTGTCAACCGGTACGAGGACCCGGAGATCAACAATCTGGACTGCGCCGAGTCCGATGCCACCGAGCTTTACGCCTTTTTCAAGCACCGGGCCGGGTACGACGATGTCCGCAACCTGCTCAGCCCGGACAGCGACCTGCTCCTGGACACGGCCCATGACATGGCTGCCGGCCTTGCCCCGAACGACCTTTTTCTGCTTTTTTTTGCCGGCCATGGCGTGGAATATGAGGGCCGCCACCTGCTGCTCTGCCCCAGGGCCCGCTATTCCCGGTTAAAGTATCACCAGCACGCCGTGCCCCTGGACCTTATCAAGCAGGAAACCACCCGAAACGGCCTTCACCGGGTCCTGATCCTGGATGCCTGCCGCACCGACCTGCTTCGCGGCGAACGCAGTACAGGTGCCGGCTTGCGGGACGTCAAGTGCCTGCGGGAAATGGTCTCGGCCGAACCGGCCGGGGCGGGTTCGCTGGCCATCATCTGCTCCTGCGACGAAGGCCAACAGTCCCGTGAGATCGCTCAGTGCCGTCAGGGCGTTTTCTCTCTGGCCCTCTTGCAGACCCTGCAGGAACGTCTGGAGACCGGCGACGCCGTCACGCTCACCGACCAGGTCGAAGAGATCCTCTCTCAAAAAATGGCTGCCCTGGCGCGAAATTACGGCTTTACCATCGACCAGCGGCCCTGGATCCAGAAAAGCGGCGTCCTCCCCTCCCTTGTCGTGCCGTCGGCCCGGCCGTTAAAAATTCCCAGCGAACCGATTGCTGAAACGCCACCCGTGGCGCTGGTACTTCCAGTCGGGGACGAAAAAATTCCGAAGGCACAGTCAGAAGAAGACCTTCCACGTGCTGAAACGCCACCCTTGACCGGGACACCTCCTCTGGAGCCCCCCCCCCCGCCGACGGAAGAAAATCAAGTCGTCATACAAACCGATACAACAACTGACGAACCCCGGAATATTGAGGAAAACGCCGCCCAAGCAGAAACCGACCAGTGCCCCTACTGCCAAAGCCCGGTTGCTGCTTCCTATGCTTTTTGCACGACATGCGGCAGGAATTTGTCGGAAAGAAAATGCACCGCCTGCGGTTGCGCGGTAGACAAGTCCTGGAAGTTCTGCCCCAACTGCGAAAAATCGCTTCTGCCGGAGAGAAAATGCCTTGCATGCGGATGCGCGGTAGACAGGTCCTGGAAGTTCTGCCCCAACTGCGAAAAAACTCTTTCATAG
- a CDS encoding zinc ribbon domain-containing protein: protein MSKKCPKCGRKVENDWAVCPSCATSMQSTVCGQCGKEMEPEWVACPVCGWRDDSSDIPELPDDDVPDDVPDLPDDDVFEKAKEATPEQKRRAQRLLDEFRQAIDDYERELRPQFGKGFAMLFGMAKPADPELCFSLRNQIYEAVEDRDATYAGPFWDMLCNRDKKDLDIVATLRREVQYIKRELGLSSGSGIQKDEEADKFICPGCGERATAKDGSRCPTCNQFVHEECRKTDGWGHWNCPVCRSALED from the coding sequence ATGAGCAAAAAATGTCCGAAGTGCGGCCGCAAGGTAGAAAACGACTGGGCTGTCTGCCCCAGTTGCGCGACAAGTATGCAATCCACTGTCTGTGGACAATGCGGCAAAGAAATGGAACCGGAGTGGGTCGCATGTCCGGTATGTGGCTGGCGAGATGATAGTTCTGATATCCCTGAATTGCCGGACGATGATGTGCCAGATGATGTTCCTGATTTGCCGGACGATGATGTGTTTGAAAAGGCAAAGGAGGCCACACCGGAGCAGAAGAGGCGCGCGCAAAGGCTCCTTGATGAATTCAGGCAGGCCATAGACGATTATGAAAGGGAGTTAAGGCCCCAGTTTGGTAAAGGATTTGCCATGCTTTTTGGCATGGCCAAACCTGCTGATCCGGAGTTGTGTTTTTCTCTTCGAAATCAAATTTATGAGGCGGTAGAGGACAGAGACGCAACATATGCAGGACCTTTTTGGGACATGCTTTGCAATAGAGACAAGAAGGATCTGGATATTGTCGCTACCCTTCGCAGAGAGGTTCAATACATAAAACGGGAACTGGGGCTGTCTTCAGGGAGTGGTATTCAAAAGGACGAAGAGGCCGATAAGTTTATTTGCCCCGGCTGTGGTGAACGGGCGACGGCAAAGGACGGCAGCCGTTGTCCGACATGCAACCAGTTTGTTCATGAAGAGTGCAGAAAAACGGACGGGTGGGGACATTGGAATTGCCCGGTGTGCCGCTCTGCCCTGGAGGATTGA
- a CDS encoding caspase family protein, whose amino-acid sequence MKRAALFIGVNRYDDPEINNLDCAEYDATELYGFFKHRAGYDDVRNLLSPDSDLLLDTAHDMAAGLAPDDLFLLFFAGHGVEYEGRHLLLCPKARYSRLKYHQHAVPLDLIKQETTRKGLHRILILDACRTDLLRGERGGGAGLRDVKCLREMVSAEPAGGGSLAIICSCDEGQQSREIAQCRQGVFSLALLQTLQERLENGDAVTLSDQVEEILSQKMAALARNYGFTIDQRPWIQKSGATPALVAPSSRLGEITSEPIAETPPVTQIIPVKNKKIPKQPSEDTSIPTADKEKSAHLSPALLEFRERVLGNRIQRIKRLAFDALFCLDNLEKPTDKDQAVSLLEHSTKAMALSPNWHFCVFLDLNRIVRIHLFKQLPDAVEGRFSRMDGAKEIQRGPVKYSYGSVEDKTSFFLRAAYIYALIFKERNKTAEALERASRSADSVYDATNIALAFYDLLGDGNKAARLWQDAYAKAASASEYVTLAQYTCVLPSDKIDPDDLLKKAERLAKAKSDFIDVAEGYFRITGDVAASKRMLEKAITRLETGDLIFMADLIKNFYDAGDFQFATSVIEKFESIGFPDTLPGFHAMQLALLWFDNLDNTNRAVSVLRKAEDFIKRAEGNNKGIFDDISWGYLGQAYFFMGEQKKGRELFRYVASRITSDIERKTLEKKLRSCREDPEEYIR is encoded by the coding sequence ATGAAACGCGCGGCGTTGTTTATCGGTGTAAATCGCTACGATGACCCGGAGATCAACAACCTGGACTGCGCCGAGTATGATGCCACCGAGCTTTACGGCTTTTTCAAGCACCGGGCCGGGTACGACGATGTCCGCAACCTGCTCAGCCCGGACAGTGATCTGCTGCTGGACACGGCCCATGACATGGCCGCCGGCCTTGCCCCGGATGACCTCTTTCTGCTCTTCTTTGCCGGCCACGGCGTGGAATACGAGGGCCGCCACCTGCTGCTCTGCCCGAAAGCCCGCTATTCCCGGCTAAAGTATCACCAGCACGCCGTGCCCCTGGACCTTATCAAGCAGGAGACCACCCGAAAAGGCCTTCACCGAATCCTGATCCTGGACGCCTGCCGCACCGACCTGCTTCGCGGCGAACGGGGCGGCGGTGCCGGCTTGAGGGACGTCAAGTGCCTGCGGGAGATGGTCTCGGCCGAACCGGCCGGGGGCGGTTCGCTGGCCATCATCTGTTCCTGCGATGAAGGCCAGCAGTCCCGCGAAATCGCCCAGTGCCGTCAAGGCGTTTTCTCTCTGGCCCTCTTGCAGACCCTGCAGGAACGCCTGGAGAACGGCGATGCCGTCACGCTCTCCGATCAGGTCGAAGAGATCCTCTCTCAAAAAATGGCGGCCCTGGCGCGAAATTACGGCTTTACCATCGACCAGCGGCCCTGGATCCAGAAAAGCGGCGCCACACCCGCCCTTGTCGCCCCATCGTCCCGGCTGGGAGAAATCACCAGCGAGCCGATTGCTGAGACACCACCCGTGACGCAGATTATTCCAGTCAAGAATAAAAAGATTCCGAAGCAGCCATCAGAAGACACTTCCATACCAACCGCTGACAAAGAAAAGTCCGCTCATCTTTCCCCGGCCCTCCTGGAATTCAGGGAGCGAGTCCTTGGCAACCGGATACAAAGGATAAAGCGATTGGCGTTTGATGCGCTTTTCTGTCTGGATAATCTGGAAAAACCAACGGACAAGGATCAGGCTGTCAGCTTACTTGAACATTCTACAAAAGCCATGGCGCTTTCCCCCAATTGGCATTTTTGTGTATTTCTTGATTTAAATCGCATCGTGAGGATTCATCTGTTCAAACAGTTGCCGGATGCTGTTGAAGGCCGGTTCAGCCGGATGGATGGGGCAAAGGAAATCCAAAGAGGACCTGTCAAGTATAGCTACGGTTCAGTAGAAGATAAAACAAGCTTTTTCCTGCGCGCCGCTTATATTTATGCCCTGATTTTTAAAGAACGCAACAAGACAGCCGAAGCATTGGAGCGTGCCAGCAGATCAGCCGACAGCGTCTATGATGCGACAAACATAGCGCTGGCTTTTTACGACCTGCTTGGTGATGGCAATAAGGCGGCACGGCTGTGGCAAGATGCCTATGCCAAAGCTGCATCTGCTTCGGAATACGTGACACTGGCCCAATATACCTGTGTGCTGCCTTCCGACAAGATTGATCCTGACGATCTACTGAAAAAGGCAGAGCGTTTGGCTAAAGCAAAGAGCGATTTCATTGATGTAGCAGAAGGATATTTTAGGATAACCGGTGACGTTGCCGCCAGCAAACGGATGTTGGAAAAGGCAATTACTCGGCTGGAAACAGGCGATCTAATCTTCATGGCTGATCTAATTAAGAATTTTTATGACGCTGGTGATTTTCAGTTTGCAACATCAGTTATTGAGAAGTTCGAGTCGATCGGATTTCCTGATACTTTACCTGGATTTCATGCTATGCAACTTGCTCTTCTCTGGTTTGATAATCTTGATAATACCAACCGTGCCGTCTCTGTTCTTCGCAAGGCTGAAGATTTCATAAAACGGGCAGAAGGCAACAACAAGGGAATATTTGATGATATTTCATGGGGTTATTTAGGCCAAGCATATTTTTTTATGGGAGAACAAAAGAAGGGGCGGGAATTATTTCGTTATGTCGCATCCAGAATAACATCAGATATAGAGCGGAAAACGTTAGAAAAAAAATTGCGGTCCTGCCGCGAGGATCCGGAAGAATATATTCGCTAA
- a CDS encoding ATP-binding protein, producing MSFIADKKREHENAAEKALSEKDYAKAFFHTAKAAEFGFALAEQVDGKIAQSYVDDAFELLDIAEELKAKAVKQAPAPGRKQVRESAGEEDAAQSQWQLKEKPTEKLDDVAGLQDVKQELRDKVIEPFQHPEAYEKFKVKIGGGILMYGPPGNGKTFVAKAIAGELDAAFFNVNASQIKDKYVGETEKNIQRLFDEARKHPKAVLFLDEVDHLLAKRGNRKIGTVAQFLTQMDGLVKNTNCLLVLGATNKPWVLDEAVIRPGRMGTHIYVGPPDAPARKAMLEYNLKGVPVATDLAYDEIVSQTEGYSGADIAEVCDRAKRSALKRQLAGETEAMVGSQDFKDALARVRPSVTAAMMKEFDAWREKRTGPNDAGEDDE from the coding sequence ATGAGTTTCATCGCCGATAAGAAACGAGAACACGAAAACGCCGCCGAAAAGGCGCTGAGCGAGAAGGATTATGCCAAAGCTTTCTTTCACACGGCCAAGGCCGCCGAGTTCGGTTTTGCGCTGGCCGAGCAGGTTGACGGCAAGATCGCTCAAAGCTATGTGGACGACGCCTTCGAACTGCTGGACATCGCCGAGGAACTCAAGGCCAAGGCGGTCAAACAGGCCCCGGCCCCCGGTCGCAAGCAGGTCAGGGAATCCGCCGGCGAAGAGGACGCGGCCCAGTCCCAGTGGCAACTCAAGGAAAAACCCACGGAGAAGCTGGACGATGTGGCCGGCCTGCAAGACGTCAAGCAGGAACTCCGCGATAAGGTCATCGAGCCGTTTCAGCATCCGGAGGCCTATGAAAAATTCAAGGTCAAGATCGGCGGCGGCATCCTCATGTATGGCCCGCCGGGCAACGGCAAGACCTTTGTCGCCAAGGCCATCGCCGGCGAGCTGGACGCAGCCTTCTTCAACGTCAACGCCTCCCAGATCAAGGACAAGTACGTCGGCGAGACCGAGAAGAACATTCAGCGGCTCTTTGACGAGGCCCGTAAGCATCCCAAGGCCGTGCTCTTCCTCGACGAGGTGGATCATCTGCTGGCCAAGCGCGGCAACCGCAAAATCGGCACCGTCGCGCAGTTCCTCACGCAGATGGACGGGCTGGTGAAGAACACCAACTGCCTGCTGGTGCTGGGCGCGACCAATAAACCCTGGGTGCTCGATGAGGCGGTCATCCGTCCCGGCCGAATGGGAACGCACATCTACGTCGGCCCGCCCGACGCGCCCGCCCGCAAGGCCATGCTGGAATACAACCTCAAGGGCGTGCCGGTGGCTACCGACCTGGCTTACGATGAAATCGTCTCGCAGACCGAAGGTTACAGCGGGGCGGACATTGCCGAAGTCTGCGACCGGGCCAAGCGCTCGGCGCTGAAGCGGCAACTGGCCGGTGAAACCGAAGCCATGGTCGGCTCGCAGGATTTCAAGGACGCCCTGGCGCGTGTCCGGCCTTCCGTCACTGCCGCCATGATGAAGGAGTTTGATGCCTGGCGCGAAAAGCGCACCGGCCCGAATGACGCGGGGGAAGACGACGAATAG
- a CDS encoding SUMF1/EgtB/PvdO family nonheme iron enzyme → MPPAIWIGKTSSRAWTAGSAMRDRQTAFVCSGGFRGSGPSKGARPLTAHVLRGGSWNNNDRNCRSANRNRNQPDNRNNNNGFRVVLHFPGPCGPPGIDGFMDPSSVAVKVLALLLRHPVFKAAGQIRTARPGGTGILRGERPARFSSLKPDQER, encoded by the coding sequence ATGCCGCCGGCGATATGGATTGGGAAGACATCAAGCCGCGCCTGGACGGCTGGATCGGCCATGCGCGACAGGCAAACAGCGTTTGTCTGCTCCGGCGGCTTTCGCGGGAGTGGACCTTCCAAAGGGGCAAGACCGTTAACGGCCCACGTCCTGCGCGGCGGCAGTTGGAACAACAACGACAGGAACTGCCGGTCGGCCAACCGCAACAGGAACCAGCCGGACAACCGGAACAACAACAACGGCTTTCGGGTCGTGCTGCACTTTCCCGGCCCCTGTGGCCCGCCCGGAATCGACGGATTCATGGATCCGTCGAGTGTGGCGGTGAAAGTCCTGGCCTTGCTCCTGCGTCATCCGGTTTTCAAGGCGGCTGGCCAAATCCGTACGGCGAGGCCGGGCGGGACTGGTATCCTCCGTGGAGAACGCCCCGCCCGGTTCTCATCTCTAAAACCGGATCAGGAAAGATGA
- the avd gene encoding diversity-generating retroelement protein Avd: MAQELKVIQDFYDFTLWLISHTEKFPRHHRYSLGLAMENRLQRILELLLRAKYSRRKTDFLNDANIELEVLRFQVRLSKDLKALPQKSHGHAAERMQSIGAQIGGWLASKGVAS; encoded by the coding sequence ATGGCGCAAGAGTTGAAAGTCATTCAGGACTTCTATGACTTCACCCTGTGGCTCATCAGTCATACGGAGAAGTTCCCGCGCCATCATCGCTACAGTCTGGGGCTGGCCATGGAGAATCGCCTTCAGCGGATTCTGGAACTGCTTCTGCGGGCCAAATATTCGCGCCGCAAAACGGATTTTCTCAACGATGCGAACATTGAACTGGAGGTGCTTCGCTTTCAGGTCAGGCTGTCCAAGGATTTGAAGGCCCTGCCGCAGAAAAGTCACGGACATGCGGCCGAAAGAATGCAAAGTATCGGCGCGCAGATCGGCGGATGGCTGGCCAGCAAGGGAGTCGCATCATGA
- a CDS encoding SUMF1/EgtB/PvdO family nonheme iron enzyme: MNASTLKRTGDRSLMKCTKCNQEIQSGWNACPACGQKIAKKHICQGCGKELDLSFQFCPFCGKAASAQGAANGKSLLPDFLEPIADATYARLGGLNAGSEAAQKRQKEWVEKGYPLEIRLKETGIVLRLVPPGEFLMGSSDDPEAQADEKPQHKVTIASPLYVAKFPVTQQQWQVVMGQNPSAFQEGDTDNNPVESVSWDDCQAYLSRLNNLYDLLGLGSSKVRLPTEAEWEYACRAGAVASRYGKLDDIGWFEDNSGETTHPVGEKKANAWGLHDMIGNVWEWCEDPWHEDYKGAPQDGSVWTAWAYVGAARVLRGGSWNSSGRNCRSAYRGRSRPGNRDVSSGFRVVLDLK, translated from the coding sequence ATCAACGCTTCAACGCTTAAAAGAACTGGAGACAGATCGCTGATGAAATGCACCAAGTGTAACCAGGAAATACAGAGCGGCTGGAATGCCTGCCCGGCCTGCGGACAGAAGATAGCCAAAAAACATATCTGTCAGGGCTGCGGCAAAGAACTCGACCTGTCTTTTCAATTCTGTCCTTTCTGCGGAAAAGCAGCATCCGCCCAAGGGGCAGCAAATGGAAAATCCCTTCTGCCGGACTTCCTGGAACCAATCGCCGACGCCACCTATGCGCGGCTGGGCGGTTTGAATGCCGGCAGCGAGGCAGCCCAAAAGCGCCAGAAGGAGTGGGTGGAGAAAGGATATCCCCTGGAAATCAGGCTGAAAGAAACGGGGATCGTCCTGCGGCTGGTTCCGCCGGGAGAGTTCCTCATGGGTTCTTCCGATGATCCGGAAGCCCAAGCTGACGAGAAGCCGCAGCATAAAGTGACGATCGCCTCGCCCCTCTATGTGGCTAAGTTTCCTGTTACCCAGCAGCAGTGGCAGGTAGTGATGGGTCAGAACCCTTCTGCCTTCCAGGAAGGTGATACGGATAATAATCCTGTTGAAAGCGTGTCTTGGGATGACTGCCAGGCTTATTTAAGTCGTCTGAATAATTTATATGATCTATTGGGCCTGGGATCAAGCAAGGTGCGCCTGCCTACCGAAGCTGAGTGGGAATATGCCTGCCGTGCCGGAGCCGTAGCTTCTCGTTATGGCAAACTTGATGATATCGGCTGGTTTGAGGATAACAGCGGCGAAACGACGCACCCGGTGGGAGAAAAGAAAGCCAATGCCTGGGGATTGCATGACATGATCGGCAATGTCTGGGAATGGTGTGAGGACCCCTGGCATGAAGATTATAAAGGCGCACCGCAGGACGGCAGCGTTTGGACGGCTTGGGCGTACGTCGGAGCGGCCCGCGTCCTGCGCGGCGGCAGTTGGAACAGCAGCGGCAGGAACTGCCGGTCGGCCTACCGCGGCAGGAGCCGGCCGGGCAACCGGGACGTCAGCAGCGGCTTTCGGGTCGTGCTGGACTTAAAATAA
- a CDS encoding C1 family peptidase, protein MRIPGQTPLSSLAISPDQVRLLQSLWIESVEEAIALIAALSDKHQSSEAIALRALSTNNFAAAVPSNRLALLRRPQRGGLLGCLLDPQMVDIYRAEGRLRPSRPLPAGAFDDRLPPAVRLMDRLPPARDQGERGTCVAFATVALREFLLTPPEPLSEQFLYWGCKELDGSPDPGTALHTAMTVLQEYGVCQASAWPYNPMQSATEGQGPPRSDPQEKAKRYRLPSARTVEPGLVQNYKYVLAGENGQGGMPVTFGTLVFDSWYCSAETNRTGKITLPLPGEEIVGGHAMCAVGYVDDDTVPGGGYFIVRNSWGLGWAPDSPEAPGHALLPYDYIERFAVEAFTGPPSAPVKEVKMESPEPEWREFVRVLEREGRDLDRRLLKPGTRVLYHPRQPDVLREDTPENRQEFLRLNRAWTPELRASLWFPARADWPDRFVGDLARKQSASQKFFAAIEENLKTAVGAAFPDINLPTAASLLPWQSHIRRFTQESDLTDGLRHALLAQTGCPPDMKPPREWMAALSAVNSLRIYRIKSIPADIRIVAAFITPVKLQPDQPPSFARPDAATIQAVRDLVARQADTAAGRKPVYSFFTLGSALPWPEDIKGMAAGDHCILLSCFNNDDLWQTTTPPFFATRVSFRNFLDRMAPLTWQERVSTVKTVVDRRIADGYEANITVEKIAGETHYRKTTVRDAFLAMQEVSRDTYLVEQLKGGAIAIRRRRPGDQSKLTPASFHRGFLRRHFLLFVSAGVGVSGLALKSMINIGGVTGFLLIVFLVYGTGLVQAQINRRASEEKE, encoded by the coding sequence ATGAGGATACCCGGTCAGACACCTCTTTCATCTCTTGCGATATCACCGGACCAGGTCCGTTTGCTCCAGTCCTTGTGGATTGAATCGGTTGAAGAGGCCATCGCCCTTATCGCCGCCCTGTCGGACAAGCATCAAAGCAGCGAGGCAATCGCGCTGCGCGCCCTCTCAACCAATAACTTTGCCGCCGCTGTCCCATCAAATCGTCTGGCCCTGCTTCGCCGGCCGCAACGGGGGGGCCTTCTGGGTTGCCTCCTTGACCCGCAAATGGTTGATATCTATCGCGCGGAAGGACGCCTGCGACCATCCCGTCCGTTGCCTGCCGGCGCCTTTGATGATCGCCTGCCGCCGGCCGTCCGCCTGATGGATCGCCTGCCGCCGGCCCGCGACCAGGGGGAGCGCGGCACTTGCGTTGCTTTCGCCACCGTTGCCTTGCGCGAATTCCTGCTCACGCCGCCGGAGCCCCTGTCTGAGCAATTCCTTTACTGGGGATGCAAGGAGCTGGACGGCAGCCCGGATCCCGGAACCGCCCTTCACACCGCCATGACGGTTCTCCAGGAATACGGGGTATGTCAGGCCTCGGCCTGGCCATATAACCCCATGCAATCGGCCACCGAAGGCCAGGGGCCGCCCCGGTCTGATCCACAGGAAAAGGCCAAACGCTATCGCCTGCCTTCGGCCCGTACCGTGGAGCCGGGGCTCGTTCAGAATTACAAGTACGTCCTTGCCGGCGAGAACGGTCAGGGCGGAATGCCGGTAACATTCGGGACGCTGGTCTTCGACAGCTGGTATTGTTCGGCAGAAACAAATCGCACCGGCAAGATTACGCTGCCCCTTCCCGGCGAAGAGATCGTGGGCGGACACGCCATGTGCGCGGTGGGTTACGTCGATGATGATACGGTTCCCGGCGGCGGCTACTTTATCGTCCGCAACAGCTGGGGACTCGGCTGGGCGCCGGACAGCCCGGAAGCTCCCGGCCATGCGCTGCTGCCATACGACTATATTGAACGTTTCGCCGTGGAAGCGTTCACGGGTCCGCCCAGCGCTCCTGTAAAGGAAGTAAAAATGGAATCGCCGGAGCCGGAATGGCGTGAATTTGTTCGCGTACTCGAAAGGGAGGGCCGCGACCTGGATCGCCGCCTGCTCAAGCCCGGCACACGGGTCCTGTATCATCCCCGACAGCCGGATGTTTTACGGGAAGACACCCCCGAAAACCGCCAGGAATTTCTGCGACTGAATCGGGCCTGGACCCCGGAACTCAGGGCGAGCCTCTGGTTTCCTGCCAGAGCCGACTGGCCCGACAGGTTTGTCGGCGATCTGGCCCGCAAACAATCCGCCAGCCAGAAATTTTTTGCCGCAATCGAGGAAAACCTCAAGACCGCCGTGGGCGCGGCCTTCCCCGACATCAACCTGCCCACGGCCGCGTCCCTGCTGCCATGGCAGTCCCATATCCGCCGTTTCACTCAGGAATCCGACCTGACCGACGGCCTCCGGCATGCGCTCCTGGCACAAACCGGGTGCCCGCCGGACATGAAACCGCCCCGGGAGTGGATGGCGGCCCTGTCGGCGGTTAATTCCCTCCGCATCTATCGAATAAAGTCTATTCCCGCGGATATCCGGATCGTGGCCGCGTTTATTACCCCGGTTAAATTGCAGCCGGACCAGCCGCCCTCCTTTGCCAGGCCTGATGCCGCAACCATTCAAGCCGTGCGCGACCTCGTCGCGCGACAAGCTGACACCGCCGCCGGCCGCAAGCCGGTCTATAGCTTTTTTACCCTGGGTTCCGCCTTGCCCTGGCCGGAAGACATAAAAGGCATGGCAGCGGGCGACCATTGCATCCTTTTGAGTTGTTTCAATAACGATGACCTGTGGCAGACAACCACCCCGCCCTTCTTTGCCACGCGCGTGTCGTTCCGCAACTTTCTTGACCGCATGGCGCCCCTTACCTGGCAGGAACGGGTATCAACAGTTAAAACCGTGGTGGACCGCCGTATCGCCGACGGATATGAGGCCAACATCACCGTTGAAAAAATCGCCGGGGAGACGCACTATCGAAAAACAACGGTCCGTGACGCCTTCCTGGCCATGCAGGAGGTCAGCCGGGACACTTACCTGGTCGAACAGTTGAAGGGGGGGGCCATTGCCATTCGCCGCCGTCGCCCGGGTGATCAGTCAAAACTGACGCCTGCCTCATTTCATCGGGGTTTCCTGCGCCGGCACTTCCTGCTGTTTGTCAGCGCCGGCGTCGGCGTCAGCGGCCTGGCGTTAAAAAGCATGATAAACATCGGCGGCGTTACCGGCTTCCTGCTTATCGTCTTTTTGGTATATGGAACTGGGCTTGTTCAAGCGCAGATAAACCGACGTGCATCGGAAGAAAAGGAGTGA
- a CDS encoding lytic transglycosylase domain-containing protein produces MINTLFRIAGPGLAIGMLMSSITASAIAEDADTLYMRFLTQQMMIAKIQELNHEPAAESLKATLAAEARTAGMAIPEWFYSKSQKDCEDDSSDQTIASAQQPRTGIDQHIENASKEYGVNPALIKAVIRAESGFDPSAVSHAGAKGLMQIMDSTGSENGLTDPFDPKENIHCGTRLLKKYLTKYQALDKALIAYNAGEKYIHQPYAKLPAETQNYIPKVIQYYRDYAPEYEEGKEKLAKIARQ; encoded by the coding sequence ATGATTAACACGCTATTCAGAATAGCAGGGCCGGGTCTTGCCATCGGGATGCTCATGTCGTCAATAACCGCCTCGGCTATTGCCGAGGATGCGGATACGCTTTATATGCGTTTTCTAACCCAGCAGATGATGATCGCCAAGATTCAGGAGCTTAACCACGAGCCTGCCGCCGAATCATTAAAAGCCACCTTGGCAGCAGAGGCAAGAACGGCCGGCATGGCAATTCCAGAATGGTTTTATTCAAAAAGCCAGAAAGACTGTGAAGATGATTCGTCTGATCAAACAATCGCATCGGCACAACAGCCCCGGACAGGAATAGACCAACACATTGAAAACGCCTCAAAAGAATACGGGGTTAACCCGGCTTTAATTAAAGCCGTCATACGGGCGGAAAGCGGCTTTGACCCCTCGGCTGTATCACATGCCGGCGCCAAAGGCCTGATGCAGATCATGGACAGCACCGGTAGTGAAAACGGCCTGACCGATCCGTTTGATCCGAAAGAAAATATTCACTGCGGAACCCGTCTTTTAAAAAAATATCTGACCAAATATCAGGCATTAGACAAAGCGCTGATCGCCTATAATGCCGGAGAGAAGTACATTCATCAACCCTACGCCAAGTTGCCCGCCGAAACTCAAAACTATATCCCCAAAGTCATCCAATACTACCGGGATTATGCGCCGGAATATGAGGAGGGAAAAGAAAAATTGGCAAAAATTGCAAGGCAATAG
- a CDS encoding biopolymer transporter ExbD gives MINKDLGMDIFALSLMVFLVTTGVLMINIQTESVKTELVRIQLSQGDSEGDKAAGVPEYVILSARKTDKGGQLYIENKPISFDHLKQALTTYRQKGKTVLITRFDKALSHGEYVAILDAAKQAGIQAIYDTYEKAKTP, from the coding sequence ATGATTAACAAAGATCTTGGCATGGATATTTTTGCCCTGTCGCTCATGGTTTTCCTCGTTACCACGGGCGTCCTGATGATCAATATTCAAACCGAAAGCGTCAAGACCGAGTTGGTACGTATCCAACTCTCCCAGGGCGACTCTGAAGGTGACAAGGCCGCCGGAGTACCTGAATACGTCATCCTTTCGGCGCGGAAAACAGATAAAGGCGGCCAGCTTTATATTGAGAACAAACCTATATCATTCGATCATTTGAAACAAGCCCTGACGACATATCGCCAAAAAGGAAAAACCGTACTGATCACCCGGTTTGATAAGGCCCTTTCCCATGGTGAATATGTCGCCATACTGGATGCCGCCAAACAAGCTGGAATCCAAGCTATTTACGATACATACGAAAAGGCCAAAACGCCATGA